A region from the Linepithema humile isolate Giens D197 chromosome 1, Lhum_UNIL_v1.0, whole genome shotgun sequence genome encodes:
- the Not1 gene encoding CCR4-NOT transcription complex subunit 1 isoform X2 → MNLDSLSFTLSQISYLVANLSKRNFEVSCQEISHLVQLHGLEADRHLLRCLISYVDFSKGEVSDSSAKDYFQTKLLKQECNSLLSKPSFISNLCFAVDKPLHHQKSLSPSPKFFTNLKKTLDLTLVQEVAFAIALQHSENTEIRVLALEYTQKQLPELIKNYINSETNNKHHEGGLQDSLPQVLQLILGQAFHTTNLYNLPTEAKEKFLKNLRRDFPRELVPVVLAPLLYPGDGEVLQFKIELNMAVSQMDGNSLVELIMELGYSFTSSVEECRSAVAGLGAREISPTSTARLLAYMSRTCSNLDDAGGLQSFWSNSAASQDSSKEKSTDNATPTTWNVEVFIQALKEIQSTLSWNEVIMKLDHAEFVIKDRQGLNLLITGLKLGLQHQGYPLDVFPVELFYRHWDNVEGQFSLIQQILKCPDIFCFADYPYHSVTVDVLKAAPEGDSKEGQTWRSLNMVELLLHMAERGLYSPVQEIFKWPIQHCPDVLVLALLQINPPITILRQELLSTLMPIFLGNHPNSAVILHHAWHSNNVKIKTIIMHSMAEWYVRGDHDQTRLSRILDVAQDLKALSALLNAQSFPFVIDLACLASRREYLKLEKWLTDKIRDHGEVFVTASVKFLQRRCPQVMGPGIKEDPTIPKASQLPQETLTTILACLQVCTGNVSQELSDLIMTMVQNCSLMLSKTTINRPPPPGVLRHRALEPFNPTTLGSQLFSSKQVDPLGNLSSSLASMGLGTALGPQSSSAFNLPGALGPLVSAPGSPSRLMGPSPSPFPMLPLSSQLHSGPVGTQGPSVLPGSTIGGLGRLGPPAGIEKARIPETSNLFPDMGQNVSKEVEDEANSYFQRIYNHPPHPTLSIDEVLDMLKKFQDSGIRREREVFNCMLRNLFEEYRFFPQYPEKELQITAQLFGGIIEKGLVNSYVTLGLALRFVLDALKKPEGSKMYYFGITALDRFKSRLKDYQTYCEHVRTIPHFNEFPQHLMEYIEYGLQGQEPPSRPQGPVLPKTLAAMLAPVTTPYKTMTTTTVTTSTTQAKSSTTPTTSLSARPSMPSVANATNIDTLLVATDKEEKITTPPEALQDKTAFIFNNLSQLNLQQKCDEIREIVTEEYWPWMAQYLVMKRASIELNFHALYSNFLDCIKLPEVNKMVTRETFRNIKVLLRSDKGIANFSDRSLLKNLGHWLGMLTLGRNKPILQIDIDLKSLLVEAYHKGQQELLYVVPFVAKVLESCAKSRVFRPPNPWTMAIMNVLAELHQEPDLKLNLKFEIEVLCKNLSIDVGELKPVIYLKDPEKLRNLEYQLSHLNKKAESTVNQQQSQGPIEELVGPTTSTAMNPQSAPPVNTTPSLPTGPPEPRFNYMDISVTGIANISQHITINNQLALFQAHPHLKQFVRPAVERAIQEWIHPVVDRSIKIALTTSEQIVRKDFALDPEEVRMRTAARHMARNLTAGMAMITCRDQILASISTNLKQAFLTALLSTTSQQKEHVEQAANIVAADNMELACAFVQKTAIEKAIPEMDKRLLNEIELRKLARQEGRRYCDPIAKYQAERMPEQIRLKIGGVTSQQMAVYEEFARNIPGFLPLSERDTQALFMPKPISETPVTTFTPNSAVAVATVQQVAYAAAVSNDEVGAVLEKLASEVEVLLNALGPAAPPPQHAALHSLLESIILTRRSRDAGAAMGLLKKAVEGLLDGPIISNSVIESENLIQRYRDLHLRILKCLQDQRAYGMQWTNKHVTRCLTECREEFRYNFEAVDYLIRSHLISLPQYDVALAQAMEAGNSMATAFAMQLVQLYLIDERQATHVTETDLFHTIEILARMAHHRTPPDGISLFRLTNLVDSLRANHDSGVLVDRAPAGPTAHIHSGILQARDFDDPPGLMEKTEYLLREWVSMHHSPQHARDPTKAFSIFVHQMNIHGILKTDDLITRFFKLSTQMCVDLCYRALSETTTAPSIMRAKCFHSLDAFVRLVALLVKHSGDATNTHTKINLLNKVLGIVAGVLLQDHEIRGTDFQQLPYHRIFIMLFLELCAPEPVLEAVNFQVLTAFCHTLHILRPAKASGFCYAWLELVSHRVFIGRMLAITPQQKCWGMYAQLLIDLFKYLAPYLRNAELAKPVTSLYKGTLRVLLVLLHDFPEFLCDYHYGFCDVIPPNCIQMRNLILSAFPRNMRLPDPFTPNLKVDMLQEIAHAPRVLTNFASTIQPLTFKKELDSYLKARAPVTFLSELRSNLQVSQEAGVRYNIQLMNALVLYVGTQAITFIRSKGHAPNMSTIAHSAHMDIFQNLAVDLDTEGRYLFLNAIANQLRYPNSHTHYFSCTLLYLFAEANTEAIQEQITRVLLERLIVNRPHPWGLLITFIELIKNPTYKFWSHEFVHCAPEIEKLFESVARSCMVQKQVPTTETEIPE, encoded by the exons TTAGTGCAGTTGCACGGTCTGGAGGCAGACCGACATTTGTTGCGCTGTCTGATCTCGTATGTTGACTTTTCTAAGGGTGAAGTATCAGATTCGAGCgcaaaagattattttcaaacaaagTTGCTGAAGCAGGAGTGCAACAGTTTACTAAGCAAACCTTCCTTTATATCTAACTTGTGCTTTGCTGTGGATAAGCCTCTACATCATCAAAAG tcaTTGAGTCCCTCCCCAAAGTTTTTTACCAACTTGAAAAAAACACTTGATTTGACTCTAGTGCAGGAAGTTGCTTTTGCGATAGCGTTACAGCACTCGGAAAACACAGAGATTCGTGTGTTAGCCTTGGAGTACACACAGAAGCAGTTGCCTGAGTTAATAaagaattacataaattcTGAGACAAACAACAAGCACCACGAAGGTGGTCTGCAGGATTCTTTGCCTCAGGTTTTGCAATTGATTCTTGGCCAGGCCTTTCACACCAccaatctttataatttaccAACCGAggctaaagaaaaatttcttaaaaacttGCGACGCGACTTTCCCCGTGAACTGGTACCGGTGGTGTTAGCACCACTTTTGTACCCAGGTGACGGGGAAGTTCTACAGTTCAAAATCGAGTTAAACATGGCCGTCAGTCAAATG GATGGCAACTCTTTAGTAGAGTTAATTATGGAATTAGGATATAGTTTTACTAGTAGCGTAGAAGAATGTCGATCGGCAGTGGCTGGGCTAGGTGCGAGAGAAATCTCACCCACGTCCACAGCTCGCCTATTGGCATATATGTCACGTACTTGTAGTAATCTTGACGATGCTGGAGGTTTACAATCATTTTGGAGCAACTCTGCTGCTTCACAGGATTCTAGTAAGGAAAAATCTACAGACAATGCTACCCCCACAACATGGAATGTCGAAGTGTTTATTCAAGCTTTAAAAGAAATC caATCTACATTATCTTGGAATGAAGTTATCATGAAGTTGGATCATGCAGAGTTCGTTATCAAGGATAGGCAAGGTTTAAACTTGCTGATCACAGGTCTTAAGTTGGGTCTCCAACATCAAGGATATCCACTGGACGTGTTCCCTGTCGAACTCTTCTACCGACACTGGGATAATGTAGAGGGTCAATTTTCTCTCATTCAGCAAATTCTGAAGTGTCCGGATATTTTTTGCTTTGCGGACTATCCGTACCATTCAGTAACTGTCGATGTGTTAAAGGCAGCACCCGAAGGCGACAGCAAGGAGGGACAAACGTGGCGATCGCTGAATATGGTCGAACTGCTCTTACACATGGCTGAGAGGGGCCTTTACAGTCCTGTGCAAGAGATATTTAAGTGGCCAATTCAGCATTGCCCCGATGTACTCGTGTTGGcgttattgcaaataaatccACCCATCACAATCTTGAGACAAGAACTGCTGAGCACGCTGATGCCCATCTTTTTGGGGAATCATCCAAATTCTGCTGTGATATTGCATCATGCATGGCATTCCAAtaatgtaaagataaaaacaattataatgcaCTCAATGGCAGAATGGTATGTACGTGGCGATCACGATCAAACGAGGTTGTCACGAATTTTGGATGTCGCTCAAGATTTAAAAGCTCTATCAGCCCTACTCAATGCACAATCGTTTCCATTCGTCATCGATCTTGCTTGTTTAGCATCTCGACGAGAGTATTTGAAGTTAGAAAAATGGCTAACAGACAAAATTCGAGATCATGGAGAAGTTTTTGTCACTGCATCCGTCAAGTTCTTACAAAGACGATGTCCTCAAGTTATGGGCCCTGGAATAAAGGAAGATCCTACAATTCCAAAAGCGAGTCAACTACCACAGGAAACGCTTACCACAATACTGGCTTGTTTACAAGTTTGCACTGG AAATGTCTCCCAGGAACTTTCGGATTTAATCATGACGATGGTGCAGAATTGCAGTCTAATGTTGAGTAAAACCACTATAAACAGACCACCGCCACCGGGAGTTCTGAGACATCGAGCATTAGAACCGTTCAATCCGACAACTTTAGGAAGTCAG CTATTCTCTTCCAAGCAAGTGGATCCTCTTGGGAATCTCAGTTCTAGTCTTGCTTCGATGGGCCTTGGCACGGCTCTTGGACCTCAAAGTAGCTCCGCTTTCAATTTGCCTGGTGCGTTAGGACCTTTGGTTTCGGCACCCGGATCGCCTTCACGACTTATGGGACCTTCCCCGAGTCCATTCCCTATGTTGCCGCTATCTTCGCAGTTACATTCCGGCCCGGTCGGTACTCAGGGGCCATCGGTGCTACCGGGTAGTACAATAGGTGGATTGGGACGCCTCGGTCCACCAGCTGGCATTGAGAAAGCGAGAATTCCGGAGACTTCCAATTTATTCCCAGATATGGGACAGAACGTATCCAAAGAGGTTGAAGACGAAGCCAATAGTTACTTCCAACGAATATATAATCATCCACCGCACCCAACCTTGTCGATCGACGAGGTTCTTGATATGCTGAAGAAATTTCAGGACTCCGGGAtcagaagagaaagagaggtgTTTAATTGTATGCTGCGAAATCTATTCGAGGAGTATCGATTCTTTCCGCAGTATCCGGAAAAAGAATTGCAGATTACGGCTCAGCTGTTCGGCGGGATTATCGAGAAGGGTCTCGTCAACAGCTACGTAACACTCGGATTAGCGCTGAGATTTGTCCTCGACGCCCTGAAGAAGCCGGAGGGCagcaaaatgtattatttcggCATAACGGCACTCGATCGATTCAAAAGTCGGCTGAAGGATTATCAAACGTATTGCGAGCACGTGAGGACTATTCCGCATTTCAACGAGTTTCCGCAGCACTTGATGGAGTACATCGAGTACGGCTTGCAAGGACAGGAGCCGCCGTCGAGGCCGCAGGGTCCGGTTCTCCCGAAAACTCTGGCGGCCATGTTGGCGCCGGTCACGACCCCGTACAAGACTATGACCACGACTACTGTCACCACCAGCACCACGCAGGCGAAATCGTCTACGACCCCGACCACATCTCTCTCGGCTAGG CCTTCCATGCCTTCGGTCGCCAACGCGACCAATATCGACACGCTGCTCGTGGCGACGGACAAAGAGGAAAAGATTACAACACCACCGGAAGCTTTGCAAGACAAAACGGCCTTTATCTTCAACAATCTTAGCCAGTTGAATCTGCAACAGAAATGCGACGAGATTCGCGAGATCGTCACGGAGGAATACTGGCCGTGGATGGCGCAATATCTAGTAATGAAACGTGCCAGTATAGAACTGAACTTTCACGccttatattctaattttttggaTTGCATAAAATTACCTGAAGTCAATAAAATGGTCACGAGAGAGAcatttcgaaatattaaa gtTCTCTTACGAAGTGATAAAGGAATAGCTAATTTCTCCGATCGATCGTTATTGAAGAATTTAGGACACTGGCTTGGGATGTTGACGCTTGGCAGGAATAAACCTATTTtacaa ATAGACATAGATCTGAAGAGTTTACTTGTCGAAGCGTATCACAAAGGACAACAGGAACTTCTTTACGTAGTGCCTTTTGTCGCAAAAGTGCTTGAGAGTTGCGCGAAAAGCCGCGTTTTTCGTCCACCTAATCCTTGGACCATGGCGATTATGAATGTGCTAGCCGAACTACACCAGGAGCCTGATTTAAAGTTGAACTTAAAGTTCGAGATAGAAGTGTTGTGCAAAAATCTGAGCATCGACGTTGGA GAACTGAAGCCGGTGATTTATCTGAAAGATCCCGAGAAGCTGCGCAATCTGGAATACCAGTTGTCGCATCTGAATAAAAAAGCGGAAAGCACCGTCAATCAACAACAATCTCAGGGGCCTATAGAGGAATTGGTCGGACCGACAACGAGCACCGCCATGAATCCTCAATCTGCGCCTCCTGTGAATACAACGCCTTCCTTGCCTACCGGTCCACCTGAACCACGATTTAATTACATGGACATATCAGTGACAGGCATCGCTAATATATCTCAGCACATTACCATCAATAATCAG CTAGCTCTTTTTCAAGCACATCCTCACTTGAAGCAATTTGTTCGGCCAGCGGTTGAGAGAGCAATTCAGGAGTGGATTCATCCCGTCGTGGACAGATCTATTAAGATTGCTCTCACAACCAGCGAACAGATTGTGAGAAAAGATTTCGCTTTGGATCCGGAAGAAGTACGGATGCGAACAGCGGCGCGACACATGGCGCGTAATCTGACCGCTGGTATGGCAATGATCACTTGTCGCGATCAG ATTTTAGCGTCGATCAGTACGAACTTGAAACAAGCTTTCCTCACGGCGTTGTTGAGTACGACTTCACAGCAGAAGGAGCACGTCGAGCAAGCGGCGAATATAGTCGCTGCTGACAATATGGAACTCGCATGTGCATTTGTACAGAAGACAGCTATTGAAAAAGCGATACCCGAGATGGACAAACGACTGCTGAACGAGATAGAGTTACGAAAACTCGCTCGGCAAGAGGGACGAAGATATTGTGACCCTATCGCCAAGTATCAAGCCGAGAGGATGCCGGAGCAAATTAGATTGAAAATAGGTGGCGTGACATCTCAGCAGATGGCTGTTTACGAAGAATTCGCTAGGAATATTCCTGGATTCCTGCCACTTTCCGAACGGGACACACAAGCGCTCTTTATGCCGAAACCCATTTCT GAGACTCCTGTTACCACATTTACGCCCAATTCGGCCGTGGCAGTCGCGACGGTACAACAAGTAGCCTACGCTGCGGCAGTTAGCAATGATGAAGTGGGCGCCGTGCTTGAAAAACTGGCGTCAGAAGTAGAAGTTCTATTGAACGCTCTGGGACCGGcggcgccgccgccgcagCACGCTGCCCTTCACAGCCTTTTGGAATCGATCATTCTTACCAGAAGATCGAGAGACGCTGGCGCCGCTATGGGATTACTGAAGAAA GCCGTTGAAGGTTTACTGGACGGGCCTATTATTTCTAATAGCGTCATCGAGTCGGAGAATCTCATACAACGCTACAGGGACTTGCACTTGCGTATCTTGAAATGTCTTCAAGATCAACGCGCATACGGTATGCAGTGGACCAACAAACACGTAACTCGTTGCCTAACCGAATGCAGAGAGGAATTCCGATATAATTTCGAGGCCGTCGATTATCTCATAAG ATCTCATTTGATTAGTCTTCCGCAATACGATGTAGCTCTGGCCCAAGCTATGGAGGCAGGAAATTCTATGGCAACTGCATTTGCTATGCAATTGGTTCAACTCTATTTGATTGACGAGAGGCAGGCGACTCACGTTACCGAAACCGACTTGTTCCACACGATTGAAATATTGGCTCGAATGGCACATCATAGGACACCACCGGATgg GATCTCACTCTTCAGATTAACAAATCTAGTAGATTCGTTGCGTGCCAATCATGATTCTGGCGTATTGGTAGACAGAGCTCCGGCAGGACCGACGGCACATATTCATTCTGGAATCCTGCAG GCTCGCGATTTCGACGATCCACCCGGACTGATGGAAAAGACGGAGTATCTGCTGCGCGAGTGGGTCTCAATGCACCACAGCCCGCAGCACGCGCGCGATCCTACGAAAGCATTCAGCATATTTGTACATCAAATGAACATCCACGGGATCCTCAAGACTGACGATCTCATCACACGATTCTTCAAGCTCAGCACGCAGATGTGCGTCGATCTCTGTTACCGTGCTCTCTCGGAAACTACGACGGCGCCCTCGATTATGCGCGCAAAGTGCTTCCACTCGTTGGACGCGTTTGTGCGTCTTGTAGCCCTGCTGGTGAAGCATTCGGGCGACGCCACCAACACTCACACGAAGATCAATCTTTTGAATAAAGTGCTTGGTATCGTAGCTGGTGTGCTTCTGCAGGATCACGAAATACGCGGCACCGACTTCCAACAGCTACCGTATCACAGGATCTTCATTATGCTCTTCTTGGAGTTGTGCGCGCCCGAGCCAGTGCTGGAAGCCGTCAACTTCCAGGTCCTGACGGCCTTTTGTCATACTCTGCACATACTGCGGCCGGCGAAAGCGTCGGGCTTCTGTTACGCCTGGCTGGAACTGGTCTCGCATCGCGTCTTCATCGGACGCATGCTCGCCATCACGCCGCAGCAAAAGTGCTGGGGGATGTACGCGCAACTTCTCATCGATCTCTTCAAGTACCTCGCGCCGTATTTGCGTAATGCGGAGCTCGCGAAACCCGTGACGAGCCTCTACAAAGGAACGCTACGGGTGTTGCTGGTGCTGCTGCACGATTTTCCCGAGTTCTTATGCGATTATCATTACGGATTCTGTGATGTAATACCGCCGAACTGTATACAAATGAGAAATCTGATTTTGAGCGCGTTCCCGCGAAATATGCGCCTGCCCGATCCGTTCACGCCGAATCTGAAAGTCGACATGCTGCAGGAGATAGCGCACGCCCCGCGCGTGCTCACCAATTTCGCGTCTACGATACAGCCGTTGACTTTCAAGAAGGAGCTCGATTCTTATCTGAAGGCACGCGCTCCGGTCACCTTTCTGTCTGAACTTCGCAGCAATCTGCAAGTGTCGCAAGAGGCCGGTGTGCGCTACAACATACAGCTGATGAACGCTCTGGTGCTCTACGTGGGCACGCAGGCCATAACGTTTATTCGCAGCAAGGGCCACGCGCCCAACATGTCCACGATCGCGCATTCCGCGCACATGGACATCTTCCAGAATCTCGCTGTCGATCTCGACACCGAGGGTCGTTACCTGTTCCTGAACGCCATTGCGAATCAATTGCGGTATCCCAACAGTCATACGCATTACTTCAGTTGTACGCTTCTTTACCTATTCGCCGAGGCGAACACGGAAGCGATACAGGAGCAGATCACCAGGGTCCTCCTCGAAAGACTGATAGTTAACAGACCGCACCCGTGGGGTCTGCTCATCACATTCATCGAGCTCATCAAAAATCCAACGTATAAATTCTGGTCGCACGAGTTTGTACACTGTGCGCCAGAAATTGAGAA ATTGTTCGAGTCTGTAGCTCGATCTTGTATGGTGCAGAAACAGGTTCCCACGACGGAGACAGAGATTCCGGAGTGA